From Hirundo rustica isolate bHirRus1 chromosome 1, bHirRus1.pri.v3, whole genome shotgun sequence, a single genomic window includes:
- the CEBPD gene encoding CCAAT/enhancer-binding protein delta, producing the protein MSAAALYSLDSPACYKNWCLEPANFYDAKVGSGGGPGPACKPGARGGCGMSGEEAGGGLGGSGTNLAELSAAAPAMYEDESAIDFSSYIDSMSAVPNLELCNDELFADLFNSNHKPERGGEYGEYLPPGGGAGRDPAKDLGAAMTTLLGSEPRTASSSSSSSSSSSFSSRGALKQEPDWSDSDLSSSLLPSQIATCAQTIMNLSGQPTPPTSPEPPGSSSPSSCSTRSPGPAAAAVPGPAQGVPPPAAAAAGGKERGGKKCVDRFSPEYRQRRERNNIAVRKSRDKAKRRNQEMQQKLLELSAENEKLHKKIEQLTRDLTSLRHFFKQLPGASFLQPGSGTDCR; encoded by the coding sequence ATGAGCGCCGCCGCTCTCTACAGCCTGGACTCCCCGGCATGTTATAAGAACTGGTGCCTGGAGCCCGCCAACTTCTACGACGCCAAGGtgggcagcggcggcgggccGGGTCCCGCCTGCAAGCCGGGGGCCCGCGGCGGCTGCGGGATGAGCGGCGAGGAGGCGGGCGGCGGCCTGGGGGGCAGCGGCACCAACCTGGCGGAGCTgagcgccgccgccccggccaTGTACGAGGACGAGAGCGCCATCGACTTCAGCTCCTACATTGACTCCATGTCCGCCGTGCCCAACCTGGAGCTCTGCAACGACGAGCTCTTCGCCGACCTCTTCAACAGCAACCACAAGCCCGAGCGGGGCGGGGAATACGGCGAGTACTTGCCAccgggcggcggcgccggccgCGACCCTGCCAAGGACCTCGGCGCTGCCATGACCACCCTGCTGGGCTCCGAGCCCCGcaccgcctcctcctcctcctcctcctcttcctcctcctccttctcctcccgcGGCGCTCTGAAGCAGGAGCCGGACTGGAGCGACAGCGACCTCTCCTCCTCGCTGCTGCCCTCGCAGATCGCCACCTGCGCCCAGACCATCATGAACCTGAGCGGGCAGCCCACGCCGCCCACGTCCCCCGAGCCgccgggcagcagctccccgtccagctgcagcacccgctcgccgggccccgccgccgccgccgtgccCGGGCCGGCGCAGGGCgtccccccgcccgccgccgccgccgccgggggcAAGGAGCGCGGCGGAAAGAAGTGCGTGGACAGGTTTAGCCCCGAGTAccggcagcgccgggagcgcAACAACATCGCCGTGCGCAAGAGCCGCGACAAGGCGAAGCGGCGCAACCAGGAgatgcagcagaagctgctggagcTTTCGGCCGAGAACGAGAAGCTGCACAAGAAGATCGAGCAGCTCACCCGGGACTTGACCAGCCTCCGGCACTTCTTCAAGCAGCTGCCCGGAGCCTCCTTCCTGCAGCCCGGCTCGGGCACCGACTGCCGGTAA